One stretch of Pelmatolapia mariae isolate MD_Pm_ZW linkage group LG3_W, Pm_UMD_F_2, whole genome shotgun sequence DNA includes these proteins:
- the LOC134623428 gene encoding tripartite motif-containing protein 16-like, producing the protein MAQKGVQLDRETFACSICLDLLKDPVTTACGHSYCMNCITTHFDEEDRKGIHSCPQCRKTFTPRPVLEKNIMLAGLVEQLKKTGLQAAPADHCYAGPEDVACDVCTGRKLKAIKSCLVCLASYCEKHLQPHYDAAPLKKHKLVAPSKKLQENICRTDQQSICYLCTMDEHKGHETVPAAAERTEKQKELEVRRLNIQQRIQEREKDVKLLQQEVEAINGSADKAVEDSEKMFTELIRLIQKRSSDVKQQVRSQQETEVSRVKELQEKLEQEIADLKRKDGELEQLSHTEDHNQFLHNYPSLSALSESTHSSSINIRPLSYFEDVTAAVSETRDKLQDILREEWTNISLTVTEVDVLLSPPEPKTRAGFLKYSREITLDPNTANTHLLLSEGNRKATRIKRKQFYSDHPDRFTVWFQVLSRESLTGRCYWEVEWGWGAVCVAVVYKNISRAGSSDECGFGWNDKSWALRCDTNSNKFFHNKVQTVLSGPRSSRVGVYLDHRAGILSFYSVSETMTLLHRVQTTFTQPLYAGIFLGLGDTAELIKVK; encoded by the coding sequence ATGGCGCAGAAAGGAGTTCAGCTGGACCGAGAAACCTTCGCTTGTTCcatctgtttggatctactgaaggatccggtgactacagcctgtggacacagctactgcatgaactgCATTACAACCCACTTTGATGAAGAGGACAGGAAgggaatccacagctgccctcagtgcaggAAGACTTTCACACCGAGGCCTGTCCTGGAGAAAAACATCATGTTAGCTGGTTtagtggagcagctgaagaagactggactccaagctgctccagctgatcactgctatgctggacctgaagatgtggcctgtgatgtctgcactgggaGGAAGCTGAAAGCCATCAAGTCCTGTTTGGTCTGTCTAGcctcttactgtgagaaacacctccAACCTCACTATGATGCAGctccattaaagaaacacaagctggtggccccctccaagaagctccaggagaacatctgtcgtactgatcagcagagtatctgttatctctgcacaatggatgaacataaaggccatgaaacagtcccagctgcagcagaaaggactgagaagcagaaggagctcgaggtgagacgactaaacatccagcagagaatccaggagcgagagaaagatgtgaagctgcttcaacaggaggtggaggccatcaatggctctgctgataaagcagtggaggacagtgagaagatgttcactgagctgatccgtctcatccagaaaagaagctctgatgtgaagcagcaggtcagatcccagcaggaaactgaagtgagtcgagtcaaagagcttcaggagaagctggagcaggagatcgctgacctgaagaggaaagacggcgagctggagcagctctcacacacagaggatcacaaccagtttctacacaactacccctcactgtcagcactcagtgagtctacacactcatccagcatcaatattcgtcctctgagctactttgaggatgtgacagcagctgtgtcagagaccagagataaactacaggacattctgagagaggaatggacaaacatctcactgacagtcactgaagtggatgttttactgtcaccaccagagccaaagaccagagctggattcttaaaatattcacgtgaaatcacactggatccaaacacagcaaacacacatctgttattatctgaggggaacagaaaagcaacaagAATAAAACGAAAACAGTTTtattctgatcatccagacagattcactGTATGGTTTCAGGTCCTAagtagagagagtctgactggacgttgttactgggaggtggagtggggATGGGGAGCAGTTTGTGTAGCAGTCGTATACAAGAATATCAGCAGAGCAGGGAGCTCAGATGAATGTGGATTTGGATGGAATGACAAATCCTGGGCATTACGTTGCGACACAAACAGTAACAAATTTTTTCACAACAAAGTCCAAACTGTCCTCTCAGGTCCTCGgtcctccagagtaggagtgtacctggatcacagagcaggtattctgtctttctacagcgtctctgaaaccatgactctcctccacagagtccagaccacattcactcagccgctctatgctggaaTTTTTCTTGGGCTTGGAGACACTGCAGAGTTGATTAAAGTCAAATAG